The window TAGAGGCTGATGGGATACGGCACACCAGCTGATAGCTGCAAGCATATGAACATTTCATTTAGGAAAGCAGgacatcatcatttactcacccttgtttgcatcaaagcctttttggttgaatatttttgtttttgttggtaATAAAGAAAAActgagaatcaaataatttcatacaatgctgggtaaagatgaagaatttaattaaacaaatattaataattaattatttttcttgctgttatcattcctctactcaacctttaactaaatacacaagctgtaattagaaaaaatatttaggatcaacattaatgttgtttaaatcacaggtaacaccaatgacaaataaatgactcatggattctttattaaatgtattaaaaagtaaaaaatagtttaagctccccgttttgcggattcatagatttgacaagttaattaatgctattaaagaagttttgggtatgttgaaagaagttcatttaagcaaatttccatcacccgaattccaccttttctgtagaatgacccagaTCTGTTTGtgtagtacacaatgtaactagaagagtcaagttttaaataggacaaatatctaaactttttggttatattttaggcgcgatgctaatggtctaatcagattcaatggattatgctaaaagtagtaacgccagacctggagatcagctcaatggattccaaaacggtaaaatcaaatgtttaactcaaggggagccggaaaatgagcctattttcaaaaaaaaaagtggaatgtccctttaaaacagaCAAGGCCTTTAATACAGTGACCTGCATCATCACTGGCATTATACGTTTAAAAATTCACGAATTATGCAAACAAATAGCACCCTAAAGATGAAATGATCTTTGAagagtcagacagacagatttaaAGTAAAAACTGACTGGGTGGGTATTGTACCTGCCCCGCAGGGGGATATCTTGCcctgtgtatttgtgtgtttggattcggtgtgtgtgtggttatatGTAAACTCCAGATCAGACTGTAGGAGCTCCGGAGGACGGACGGAGAAACCGGGTGGAAGATCGGTCACATGGGcacatctgtaaaaaaaatgagacCATTCACCTTTTGTTTCTGCCTACTTCAGTCACGTTGAAACATTAACATACCTGAACAAATGTCAGCCCTATAAATACACAGCGTAATACTGTGAAACAATGCAGTGCAAATGTTTGTTCGTAAATTGTACACCGACAGGCCCATGTTTGCTAAAATTGCGTCATTTCATCTGTAAAGTAAAATCAATAATTCCACTACCGTAACTTTAATATGTCCTGTTACAAGTGTATTTATGATCAGGTGGGTAAATGACAACGAATAGATAGAAATGAAGGGTATCAGGTTGTTACAATTCAAAACGTTTATATTCATCTTACCGTGTGTTTAAGGCTCTCTCCATGGCTTCATGACTGTATGGACACTTCCCAACAACCACAGCACTGAAATAAATCGGCTTTTGCAGGTAATGAGACAGCAGTGCACCCTGAAAGCCTAAAACACCCCAGCGGGCGATTTTATCACTGCAGGAGAGAGAAAGCGTGCTATCACCCCGGCCCGGTTTTAGACGCAACAACCCAACGTTGTGGTAGAGTAATCCGGGTTGGAGAGGATCGGTCGGGCCTTCTGGGACACACTTGGCCCCGGTGCGGTGGAGGTCATCCTTCGAAATTTCATTTGATTTACTGCTTGCTTTGTTAACTTTTTGTTCGACCAGACGTCCATCTCTTGCCTTTATTCTTGGACGCTCCTCCAGGTCGCTCTCGGCCGGGCGTTTCAGACCTCGTCTTTCTTGCTCGTCATGCTGCGTCTCCtttactgacttacaaggctgCGTTTGGCTGAAGTTCATAGGAAATATGGAGGCATCGCCACCTGATGTGAAAAATAGGTTTTTAGGATCAATTAAGATATGCGCCTGTAAAGTCAGGGTTCCCAcatcttagttaacttcaaattcaaggacatttcaaagactttccaggtccaataccctcaaattcacaGACTAAATGTGGAGATACATTTTAAGTGacagcaaggttacatcgtgttaccttttaatatacattgttacagttccctttcgagggaacttgcgctgcgtcactgcggtgacactttggggacgcctccaggggtaagtgtgtctgaatgtgtatatcaaattcaaccaatggtgaggcttaatgacaaagacagggtgatgcgggagccaggaagtatatcactatctgaaatattgccaaagacggcgttacagggatgcaggaagtatgggaagggagacgcagcgtctcgttcccttctcaggtaacaacatacgtaacccgagatgttttcatgtgtcaaacacaactatgcaaaaaaagcattttggtatgaatcaacattcgcatacagaagatataaacatttaaagcgaacagtttagcacgtgtgcttaaaagtctagaattttcaTGATACTATCCTACACCACACAGGGaacaatatggatttttttctcagaatacttcttgcataaaatagattcaagcactttcaatgacttgtatctatgtatgtagattatcaaaaacttcccagggccttggattttttcccccagattcacaaactttcaaggattttaaggacccgtAGGAACCCTGCTtattggtaaagcattgcattagcagcgcaaaaggtcatgggttcaaatccaggGAACGTGcgtactgataaaaatgtttatcttaccttgctttggataaaaaaatgtaaatgacacTTCTTGTATTGTGACATATAATGATAAAGCAATTATGGTAAATGCAGTAGCTGAACTCACATGGTGTTTGACTggtgaaaaaaatgaaagaaacgAAAGGTTTGACCATCCATCGTCCTTTCTCAGTACCTGGACAGAAAACCGCAGAACTCTGGCCACTTACAGCCTTGTACAGCTGATCTGTCAGATATCTAAAAGATGAAAAAAATTGAAGAGATCATTGAAAAAAATCATGTATTTCAGTATCACAGTGACTTAACTCTTTTAGACTTGAacatgtttaaagggacactcaactttttttgaaaatatgctcattttccagctcccctagagttaaatattttatttttacagttttggaatccattcagctgatctccgggtctggcactttagcatagcttagcataatccattgaatctgattagaccattagcatcgtgctaaaaataaccaaagagtttcaatattttttctatttaaaacttgacccaTCAGTAGTTACATCCTGTaataagaccgacagaaaattaaaagttgtgattttctaggccgatatggctagaaactatactctcattctgccgtaataatcaaagactttgctgccgtaacatggctgcagcaggcgcaatgatattatgcagcacctgaaaataattATTGAaggtaaccaaggggactatttttgagCAGTgagtaatatcactacgcctgttgctgccatgttacagcagcaaagtagttattttttagcgggatgctaatggtctaatcagattcaatggattatgctaagctatgctaaaaatgctaccgccagacccggagatcagctgaatggattccaaaacggtaaaaatcaaatgtttaactctaggagagctgaaaaattagcatattttcaaaaaagcagagtgtccctttaaaagaacAATAAACTGCTTTTTTCATTTACTTTAAACAAGACTTTTTGAGTCATTTTATCAATATCCAGGTACAAACGCTAAAATCACGACGTTTAAACTTAAAAGTCAGCGATTTTTAGCAGCATTTAGTGGTGAGActatgaattgcaaccaacgtctCAGTCCAAAGGTCACCTGTCCTATTTTAAACGCATAGTaaagctatggtagccaccCCAGGTCTAACAtgtcgtcgtctgagacaacgtagtgagaAAATTCGCTTTAGGGGCCATTCACATATGGCGTCTTTTGCGCGCTTAGCACAGCCTcttgtaccttattgcttacttatcTTACAATTCATTTTGTAATGACTTCATACAGCagtgataatatagttttgtacatTATATTGCagttctgtcaagagatcctactaaaagttacacaatgcacctaaAAGtgctataaaaaacaaataactttAAAAGTGTAAAACACTCAATACTGTGTCATACAGTAAATTTTAAGTGTCCTGAAGGCAAACAAAAGGTGGTCGtaaaaacacaaactaaaatataGTCCATTATTTGATGAAAGTCTTGACCTTTGGCTCTCTTTCAGTGCACATTCGCTGTCTGAACTGTTGTTGAGGCAGTTTTAGGAGGTTTACTTGTAAGTGTCTAACAACTGAAACAAGCGCGATATCCACAACAAGAAAGGTACGGGAGGCATAAATGTCCTCAGGACCCTTAAAATATATGACGCAAGTCAAGTTATTTGTTTAACATTTTGAGTCATTCTGGAGCTTAAAGGGTTTTCGGTTACTATGGCACCACCTCATAGTTACCAGAAAACCCAAAACAACATCTGGGTTCTGGAATTTAAATAAAGACAATAGGGGTTTAAATGACATGAGGGGCAGTAAATAATGATCAGGTTTTCATTTTGAcctgaactattcctttaacacgaGATGTATTTCCTGAAGActgaaaatgtgaataaaatgGCAGAGAAATcacttttttttagtaaaaatatcagtaaaatatctaataaaCCTCAAAACAAAACCAATAGGCTTTATagtgcccagctgcactacttcctgaacttcagccagctccttgtttcctgtctgccattattggacaaactgattaatccaggtgtgcctgacctcagtagtcacaacaacaataatcggACACACCTGGATTGGTCAGTTTGTCCAGTGGTGGCGGACAGGAGGCggggagctggctgaagttcggaaagtagtgcagctgggcataaagcctattgataTGTATGAGATTTTTATGCCAAAACCAACTAAGATATTATCATCTTTAGTCTCTCACACTAATTTGGTgaaaattgcatgataaaatgGATGTTTATTGAAGAAGGTGGGGTACATTTTGGGGGGATACAGAATAATGCTGTACTGtactgcagtgtttcccaaccagggGGCCAGGGCCCACAGgggggcctcaagatgacttaaaattataaaaaaaattcgacaagcattaaaataagataaaacaagcaaaattctTATGTGTTTGCCTATTTTAGTCGCGAATATACATATGTCTAGTCATTCTAAGCTCTAGTTAATTTTATTGGaaaaaaatgttgtaaatattgttgtgggcaactagGGGGCCTTGAAATAAAAAGGTTGGTAACCACTGCTGTCCTGGATGCTATAATCATTgcttaatatatataaatattgtttattacattttgctttTCTGTGGATTTGATAGAAAAGCAAAATGCAGCATGATTGACACACGTTATGTGGTAggggaattaaaaaaaaagtaaaatcgaaaaattatttatcaaaataaaaattcacttaaaaagttcactgcatgcaattATTTCAAAATCTGAAATGGCCTGTTAGGTGCTAATAAAAATGAGTGAAAGTTGTTAGGGTTATGCACTAAGTTTCATCTATAATttatgcataaaattaatgTGCATCAAGTCACGCACATGTGTCGACTTTGTCCATGGCTGATAGCCAGTGCCTCGTAATCAAAAttttaataattacacacatgtCACAATGAGTACAGGACACAACATCCGTTTGAGGTCTGTGAAAACCatatttaaacagatgagtaAACATATTATTGACCAATCTTAATGAATGGATATAACGATGTTTACATTGTGTGCAAACAGACCGTGTGTATAGGATTGTGGGACAGGATCTAAGACGTTGTTTGTTTTGTGATGACATTTACCTGACGCAGCCTCTGCGTGCAATAACTTCAGCATGACTGTCGTTCAGAATATCACCTGCACACGAGTTAAACCTTGTTAAACGGTTATTCATCATTATAATTAACTCGTTGTTTAAGGATTCAAATGTATTATACTTCATATACTCACCTTTTACACTCATGACAGATTTGCCAATGCATTTGGTGCCCGTCCCCAGAGACACAATCTGTTTGTGAACTGTGATGAAATGGTAACGATTAATAAGCGATTAATTAGAAAACCTTCATACtactgttgaacacaaaagcagatattttgataaatatgaTAACCGTGGACAACGGGACctattgactgccatagtaggctatatagaagtcaatgggtgcCACCAACTGTGTGGTTATCATAATCTATCAAAatgtcttcatttgtgttcagcagaataaagaaactcatatagGTTTGAATTTGGAATGAGGATCAGAaattgatgacagaattttaatttttggactAACTACCCCTTTAAGTCTGATTATTCACTTTCCATTACTCTTTCACAAAAtccttttaaataataaactatTAAGAAGTTAAGAAAGTTCCAACACTTCAGTTGTAATTAAGTATTGAAAGGGTAGTGTTTTAGTTTTTCCTTAG is drawn from Misgurnus anguillicaudatus chromosome 6, ASM2758022v2, whole genome shotgun sequence and contains these coding sequences:
- the adat1 gene encoding tRNA-specific adenosine deaminase 1; the protein is MWTPDEVASLCYDHFNKLPKRGKPEVGREWTLLAAVLQLTHSPENKSVHKQIVSLGTGTKCIGKSVMSVKGDILNDSHAEVIARRGCVRYLTDQLYKAVSGQSSAVFCPGTEKGRWMVKPFVSFIFFTSQTPCGDASIFPMNFSQTQPCKSVKETQHDEQERRGLKRPAESDLEERPRIKARDGRLVEQKVNKASSKSNEISKDDLHRTGAKCVPEGPTDPLQPGLLYHNVGLLRLKPGRGDSTLSLSCSDKIARWGVLGFQGALLSHYLQKPIYFSAVVVGKCPYSHEAMERALNTRCAHVTDLPPGFSVRPPELLQSDLEFTYNHTHTESKHTNTQGKISPCGAAISWCAVSHQPLDVTANGYKQGVTKKVLGTPQARSLISKVELFHSFLKLVAVTPQLQCPESLRGESELRTYWDYKQAAGPYQQAWTQLQLQAFPLWCRSPRDLLLFH